In one window of Lewinella sp. 4G2 DNA:
- a CDS encoding MerR family transcriptional regulator gives MSLIASPLRFQQHPQPALAVYSISDLEKLTGIKAATLRAWEQRYQIVTPRRTETNIRYYLDEDLRELLNVALLNKNGLKISKIAKMSAHDRAEKVASLSSITVSEDTQLDAMTLATVEMDEFKFSHILDTNIKQRGIEETMLQFIYPFLSKLGVLYFTGSVTPIQEAFIGGIIRQKIISAINDIAPARKPKGPTFALYLPDGERQELSLMFISYLLRKRQFQTFYLGADVSVSDLADLSRVQQPDYLFTIVGNAYIHEPVESHVAGVLEACPNSTLLLTGYQAAMHDFSETERVRVISGLDAMLKFVDELAAVGRRA, from the coding sequence CACCCCCAACCCGCCTTGGCCGTCTACTCCATTAGCGACCTGGAAAAGCTCACCGGCATCAAGGCCGCTACGCTACGTGCGTGGGAGCAGCGCTACCAGATCGTTACCCCCCGGCGGACGGAAACCAACATCCGGTACTACCTCGACGAGGATTTGCGCGAGCTACTCAACGTCGCCCTACTGAATAAGAACGGCCTCAAGATCTCCAAGATCGCCAAGATGAGTGCCCACGACCGCGCCGAGAAGGTGGCCTCCCTCAGCTCCATCACCGTCAGCGAGGATACCCAACTCGACGCGATGACGCTGGCGACCGTGGAAATGGATGAGTTCAAGTTCAGCCACATCCTTGATACCAACATCAAGCAGCGGGGGATTGAGGAGACAATGCTGCAGTTCATTTACCCCTTCCTCAGTAAGTTAGGAGTGCTCTACTTTACGGGTTCCGTCACGCCCATTCAGGAAGCCTTCATCGGGGGGATCATCCGCCAGAAGATCATTTCCGCCATCAACGACATTGCGCCCGCGCGCAAACCGAAGGGGCCGACTTTTGCCCTCTACCTACCCGACGGGGAACGGCAGGAACTCAGCCTGATGTTCATCAGCTACCTCCTGCGGAAGCGGCAGTTTCAGACCTTTTACTTGGGAGCGGACGTCAGCGTCAGTGACCTGGCCGACCTCTCCCGCGTGCAGCAACCGGATTACCTGTTCACCATCGTTGGCAACGCCTACATCCACGAGCCCGTGGAGAGCCACGTGGCCGGGGTGCTGGAGGCCTGCCCCAATTCCACCTTGCTCCTGACGGGTTACCAGGCGGCGATGCACGACTTTTCGGAGACGGAGCGCGTCCGTGTCATCTCCGGCCTCGACGCCATGCTGAAGTTCGTAGATGAGCTCGCCGCCGTGGGCCGACGCGCTTAA